ACCAACCGCGACGCCAACTCCTGCACCAACTCCGACCGCAACACCTGTGAGCTCTGGAAACATCTGTGGTAAAGTCGCCGAACATGGCAATGCCAACATTGCCTGCCCCGCGGGACAAACGATCAGTAAGATTGTTTTTGCAAGCTATGGAGCCGCCACCGGTTCCTGCGGATCTTATAAAGTAGCTTCCTGCCATGCCGCAAACTCCATGACCGTCTTACAGGCCTGCGTGGGTAAAAGTTCGTGCGTGATTGCCGCGAATAACACTCCTTTCGGCGATCCGTGCGAGGGCGTGCAGAAATCTCTGACTTACGAAGTGCAGTGTTCAGGCACGGTCGTTCAACCGACGCCGACGCCGTCACAAGGTCCTGGCAGCGGTTCATGGACCTATGATCTGGATACAGATCACGCGGCATTTGCACTCTATGCGCTCAACGATAGCGGCGCTCTGGTTGCAACGCCGACGTCTTCAGGTGCGAAGCCTTATGCTTTTGCTGTCTATAACGAGTTCGGCAAAGTGGTTGCGCCTCTGTCAGCGACAGCACAAGCCAACGGAACTTATCGTTATGCTTTGCCGACAAGTCGACTTGGTTATTTTGAAATCAAACCAACGGAGGGAAATGCTGCTGTCTTGATTCCAGCAATTGGCTCACGCCCTGCCGGCATGATCACTTATGCAGTTCTAAAAGGCAAAGAAGCCAATCCCAGTGCGGATTTCCAAGATGAATTCACTTCCGTGCAAGGGACGACTCTTGAAGCCGGAGCCGATTACCTCGGGAGCGGAACTTATTCATGGCTTGGGTACAGCACTTACGGAACTTCATATTACTCGTGGCGCGATTGTTCGCCGAATGAAGCCTCTGCAAGCGCTGATTGCCAAAAACACATGGCCGATGATCCCGTCGCAAACATCTATAAAACGAAGAAGATGATTCCACTCTTCTACATGAACGAATATCCATTGTGGGCCGTGGCTTCTACCAACGGCAGCGCTTTCGGATATCCGCCAAAAGATATGAATAAGTGGAAAGCACATCTCGAATACGTCGTTCCACTCATCACGCAAAGATATCAGTTCTTGCCATTCCGCCGTTACCAAATCACTTGGGAACCAAACGATGGCTGGGGATGGTACGGAACCGATGAGCAATTCCTGCAAATTTATAGCATCGCCTATTCGACAATTAAAAAGTACGATCCAACAGCGGTTGTGATGGGCCCAACAATTACAAACTTCGGCCCTGAGATGAAGTCGCAGCTGCAGCGCCTGCTCAGTAAAGGCCTGGGTAATTATATGAATGCTCTGAGCTGGCATCCATATCCTGCCTACAGTCAGATCTATGGCCTGAATGACGGCTGGATTGCCGACTTCCGCGCGATGACAAATCAAGCCATGGGCCGCGTCGTTCCGATGTATCTCACCGAGAGTGGCATGAGCGACTATGAAATGGGTTTCACCGGAACTCATCCCGTAAAGAGCAACTTCGCTGTCTATCACGGCGTCGCGAATGTTGCGATGGCATTGCTGGCAAAGAATGACGGGGCTTCGTTGCATACCTACTTTTACACGGCCGACTATGCGTCTCAGCCGCGCTATGGATTATTCTATAACGTGACTCAGGCTTATAGCTTTGGTCCGAACAAAGTTTCTCCGAAGCCGGATGTGTCTATGATCCGTCAGGCCAACGATTTGCTGAATCACTCAAATGGAGTTGGCCGCTTGATCAATCCGTCCGGCAACACAAATCTGCAAGTCTTCTATTACCAGAACAAGCGCTCTGGCGTGTATACGTCTGTGCTCTGGGATCCGAGCGGAAATAACGGCACTATCGCTCTTCCGGTAGGAGTCGCCCAAGTCAAAGTTATGGATGCGCACGGAAATGCTAGCATGATGAATTCAACGAACGGCGTTCTCAGCCTGACGTTGGGAATTACGCCCGTGTATGTTGAAGGAATCGCTGCCTCGGCCCTTATTGGTCTGACACCATCAGCACCTGTTGGCTCTCCGTAAGCAGTTGAACTCAGAAACCCACGGGTGGCCGTGGGTTTCTATTTCGGCCAGGAGAGTAAGTTCCACCAGAAAATCAGACCGTAATATGAAAGAATATTTTCTATGCGTCTGGTGTTTTTATTTTTTTTAGCTTTAGTTTCAACGTCGCTGGCTTCTTCGACGGAAGCGGCGATGATTCCTTTTGGTTTCTGGAAACCAAAATGCTCTCCTCCATTCGCCTCTTCATGGACTCCGCGCTGGAATAATATCATCCAATACTGGAACCTCAATGGCAGCGCGGGCTCCATCTCTGATGGAGCCACGATCCCAGCAACCATCGGTTCTGCTGGAACCGCGACAGAGCCAGGCATGGCCTATGTTACCGGGAAAATCGGCAACGCCGTTTCTTTTAACGGCGGAAGCTACATAGACATGGGCTCGCTGGCAAACACGCTGAACCGGCCTCAGATGTCGATTGCCGCGTGGATTTACCCCACCGCGAACTCTCGCAGCACGATCGCTGGCGCAGAGTTCCTAATGAAAATTCAGTTCACTGATACCTACACCGTGCGCGTTCTTGCGAGCAAAGATGGCTTTTCTTGGGCCGGGATTATCGAATCCACCACGACCTACCCGCTGAACCGATGGCTTCATATGGTCGCTACTTATAATGGCAGTCAGCTTGTCCTTTATGCCAATGGCATTTCTGTCGGAAGCACACCGATCACCGGCAATCTTTCTTCTTCCGGCAGCTCTTTTCAAATCTCAGGCTACGATGGCTTGAATGAGATGTTTACTGGCATTATTGACGATGTGGCGGTCTGGAATACAGGTCTGACCGCTGATGAAGTGATGAGAATCTACACCGGACAGAACTGCAAACCTTAAAATCTTGTTTATTTGCGACTAGTTTTTGTGAAATTTCCATCAGAAGCATAAAGCTCTGAAACCCGCTGCCGATCTGTGTTTCATGAAAACACTTACCGGATTTTTTATAATCGCAATGCTGACAGTCGCATGTTCCGGCCCTAAGAGTTTCAACGTGGATTCGCTTCCAGGCGCCGGAGACAATGACTCTCTTGAAGTCACCCCAACGCCGACTCCGGGACCTTCACCGAGTCCGACAATAACCCCTAGTCCAAGCCCGACCCCGACTCCGGTCGCGGAGGCTTCGCCTAAAGACCTCACTCCCCTTTGGGAAGCAAGTATCAAGAATAGCAAAGAGTGGAGCGACTATGTTTATCTCAAGCTCGATACACTGGGCACCGATTTGCTCGATGTGATTCCAGGGGACCGCACCACATTCTGCCCGAAGTACAGCAGCCTGTCTTACAGCCAAAGAAAAATGTATTGGACGTTCATGCTTTCCGCGATGGCAAAATTTGAAAGTGGTTTTAATACGAACTCTAAATACACCGAGAGCTTCAATGACTCTAACGGCAATCCAGTAATCAGCCGCGGTCTGTTGCAAATTTCTATTGAAAGTGGCAATGGCTATGGCTGCGGTTTAAAAACGGCGCAAGACCTGCATGATCCTTTGCAAAATCTTGCATGCGGTATCCGCATCTTGAATCGTTGGGTCTATCGCGACGCTCGTATCGCAGGCAAAGTCAGTGGTACCTGGCGCGGAGGTGCGCGCTACTGGTCGGTTCTGCGCGAAGGAAACAAAACTTCGTACCAGTCGATCTTAAAGTGGAGTAAAGCTCTTTCCATCTGTAACTAAAAAGAAAAAGGGACTGGAAAGCCAGTCCCTTTTTTATTTCCGTCATTACATTGTAGGACGGTATTCGCCTTGAGGCGGATTTTTTGGCGGGTTACCTTTTTCTTCGGAGCTCGTGGCGATATCTCTAGCGCCGTTTCGCTCTAAAATATCTTTTGCGCGTTTTTGCCAGTCAGAATCATCCACGTGAACAGAGACTAAAATGCCTCCTGTCTTGATGATGCTTTCATAGCGTTTAGCCTCGTACTCAGGAATACCCATACCAACAAGCGCGCCAGCAATTCCGCCGACAGCGCCACCGATACCTGCGCCGGCAATCGCCGCCACAATCGGGCCGGCGGCTACAAAAGGACCTACACCTGGAATGGCCAAAGCACCGATGCCTGCTAACCAGCCCAGAACACCACCGATGGCTAAGCCGCCAGTGGCTCCTGTTGCCGCACCTTCAGGAGCTTTCGTTCCTTTTTCGTGGGCAAAAGCCTTCGTGCTGTCATTGCTTGGCAAAAGTACGGAGATATCCGTATTTCTAAAGCCAGAAGCCTTAAGATCACTGACGGCAAGCTCAACGTTGCCGCGATTTTGGAAAATACCAAAGACTGCCTTATGTTCTTTTTCTTTCACATTATCTTTTTCAAACATGTTTCCTCCCTATTTTACTTTAATTTCAATGAGATTATCGACCCGCTTCACACCCACTGTTTTCTTCGCGATCCCTTCAATTTGTGACTTCTCACTTGCAGAAGCCACGGGTCCACGAAGAGTCACAACGCCACCGATTGTGATAATTTTGACATTACGTGCCTCCGTAGATAGCTTGTCGTTTCTAACAATCTCTTCACGAATCTTACGAGTGAGCTCGACATCTGCGCCGCTGCCTTTTACTTGATCTTCAGGCGTCAGCGTCTGACCGT
The sequence above is drawn from the Bdellovibrionales bacterium genome and encodes:
- a CDS encoding transglycosylase SLT domain-containing protein; protein product: MLTVACSGPKSFNVDSLPGAGDNDSLEVTPTPTPGPSPSPTITPSPSPTPTPVAEASPKDLTPLWEASIKNSKEWSDYVYLKLDTLGTDLLDVIPGDRTTFCPKYSSLSYSQRKMYWTFMLSAMAKFESGFNTNSKYTESFNDSNGNPVISRGLLQISIESGNGYGCGLKTAQDLHDPLQNLACGIRILNRWVYRDARIAGKVSGTWRGGARYWSVLREGNKTSYQSILKWSKALSICN
- a CDS encoding BON domain-containing protein; the protein is MIKALVFCLAIMGLTVTGFAATPTSSDATNTKMNQRDANGQTLTPEDQVKGSGADVELTRKIREEIVRNDKLSTEARNVKIITIGGVVTLRGPVASASEKSQIEGIAKKTVGVKRVDNLIEIKVK
- a CDS encoding LamG domain-containing protein, whose product is MRLVFLFFLALVSTSLASSTEAAMIPFGFWKPKCSPPFASSWTPRWNNIIQYWNLNGSAGSISDGATIPATIGSAGTATEPGMAYVTGKIGNAVSFNGGSYIDMGSLANTLNRPQMSIAAWIYPTANSRSTIAGAEFLMKIQFTDTYTVRVLASKDGFSWAGIIESTTTYPLNRWLHMVATYNGSQLVLYANGISVGSTPITGNLSSSGSSFQISGYDGLNEMFTGIIDDVAVWNTGLTADEVMRIYTGQNCKP
- a CDS encoding DUF3341 domain-containing protein, with the translated sequence MFEKDNVKEKEHKAVFGIFQNRGNVELAVSDLKASGFRNTDISVLLPSNDSTKAFAHEKGTKAPEGAATGATGGLAIGGVLGWLAGIGALAIPGVGPFVAAGPIVAAIAGAGIGGAVGGIAGALVGMGIPEYEAKRYESIIKTGGILVSVHVDDSDWQKRAKDILERNGARDIATSSEEKGNPPKNPPQGEYRPTM